One Cucumis sativus cultivar 9930 chromosome 1, Cucumber_9930_V3, whole genome shotgun sequence DNA segment encodes these proteins:
- the LOC101217749 gene encoding uncharacterized protein LOC101217749, translating to MRFWMCKIHCPSSFCLCQPAPHIYSTGSIPLDLENSSHLPSEVESVIGTSVSIVETLESKQECRDESGDKVQENEYGIKSSLRKSSLRSGVSKEKHVKRVQWMDFSGKELVEIREFEASEAEDSDYESEDNRSCICTIL from the exons ATGAGGTTTTGGATGTGTAAGATCCACTGTCCTTCATCCTTTTGCCTTTGCCAACCTGCCCCTCATATATATTCCACTGGATCAATTCCACTGGATTTGGAAAACTCATCACATTTGCCTTCAGAAGTTGAATCGGTCATTGGAACTTCAGTTTCCATTGTTGAGACACTTGAATCTAAGCAAGAGTGTAGAGATGAGTCTGGTGACAAAGTGCAGGAAAATGAGTATGGAATCAAGAGTAGTTTGAGGAAGTCCAGTTTGCGATCAGGCGTTTCGAAGGAGAAGCATGTGAAAAGAGTACAATGGATGGATTTTTCAGGCAAAGAACTTGTTGAGATCAGGGAATTTGAAGCTAG TGAAGCTGAAGATTCTGATTATGAAAGTGAGGATAACAGGAGCTGCATCTGtactattttatga